Proteins encoded together in one Diabrotica undecimpunctata isolate CICGRU chromosome 3, icDiaUnde3, whole genome shotgun sequence window:
- the LOC140437632 gene encoding natterin-4-like encodes MAYYGYKQEYPPNNCEQCQRNVTHYPSQPTTCPHHSHHLPPTGQPSYAPPPPYNPYYNGNPPPAYPQPPTYPQPPTNSNWPRPAHHGPSNLSYAKWVDCHLHSRMPEAAVRGGTDIDGQPIYVGRSFHEGDWLPAKVIPGRHCCYVSYDGREYAKTTFQVLSHTSAHWVPGFGGQVPHNAIEGGRTANGEKLYIGRVMHQYSQTVGKIHPSHRNCYIPFDGREIAYAAYDVLVSRN; translated from the exons CTTATTACGGATATAAACAAGAATATCCACCAAATAATTGCGAACAATGCCAGAGGAATGTTACCCACTATCCGTCACAACCTACCACTTGCCCACACCATTCCCATCATTTACCACCAACAGGTCAACCTTCTTACGCACCTCCTCCTCCATATAATCCCTATTATAATGGAAACCCACCACCAGCCTATCCACAACCCCCAACGTATCCGCAACCCCCAACAAATTCAAATTGGCCACGACCGGCCCACCATGGACCATCTAATTTAA gttatGCAAAATGGGTGGACTGCCATCTTCACAGCAGAATGCCTGAGGCTGCAGTTAGGGGTGGTACCGATATAGATGGGCAACCAATTTATGTTGGTAGGTCCTTTCATGAAGGTGATTGGTTGCCGGCCAAAGTTATTCCAGGACGACATTGCTGTTATGTTTCCTATGATGGAAGGGAATACGCTAAGACTACTTTTCAG GTTTTATCACATACCTCTGCACATTGGGTTCCAGGATTTGGCGGACAGGTGCCACATAACGCGATTGAAGGTGGTAGAACTGCCAATGGCGAAAAGCTTTATATCGGAAGAGTTATGCATCAATATTCCCAAACTGTGGGCAAG atACATCCGAGTCACAGAAATTGTTATATACCATTCGACGGAAGAGAAATAGCATATGCCGCTTACGATGTATTAGTTTCTAGAAACTAG